From a single Eubalaena glacialis isolate mEubGla1 chromosome 15, mEubGla1.1.hap2.+ XY, whole genome shotgun sequence genomic region:
- the GATC gene encoding glutamyl-tRNA(Gln) amidotransferase subunit C, mitochondrial: protein MWARAVWLGLRASAGGRRGFPSKAAHQGSRRVTAELIEHLERLALVDFGSQEAVARLEKAIAFADRLRAVDTDGVEPMESVLEDRCLYLRSDNVVEGNCAEELLQNSHRVVEEYFVAPPGNISWPKLDEKEPFSHR, encoded by the exons ATGTGGGCGCGGGCCGTGTGGCTGGGCCTTCGAGCGTCGGCGGGCGGGCGCCGGGGCTTCCCCTCCAAGGCCGCTCATCAG GGAAGCCGCCGGGTCACGGCCGAGCTGATCGAGCACCTGGAGCGGCTAGCGCTTGTGGACTTCGGCAGCCAAGAGGCCGTGGCACGGCTGGAGAAAGCCATCGCCTTCGCCGACCGGCTCCGCGCCGTGGACACGGACGGGGTGGAGCCCATGGAGTCAGTTCTGGAGGACAG ATGTCTGTACTTGAGATCCGACAATGTGGTAGAAGGCAACTGTGCTGAAGAACTACTACAAAACTCCCATCGAGTTGTGGAGGAGTATTTTGTGGCTCCCCCAG GTAATATCTCTTGGCCAAAGCTGGATGAAAAAGAGCCCTTCTCACACCGCTGA
- the TRIAP1 gene encoding TP53-regulated inhibitor of apoptosis 1, translating to MTSESAATADAMNSVGEACTDMKREYDQCFNRWFAEKFLKGDCSGDPCTDLFKRYQQCVQKAIKEKEIPIEGLEFMGHGKEKPESSS from the exons ATGACATCCGAGAGCGCCGCCACCGCCGACGCCATGAACAGCGTAGGGGAGGCTTGCACCGACATGAAGCGTGAGTACGACCAGTGCTTCAATCGCTGGTTTGCCGAGAAATTCCTCAAGGGGGACTGCTCCGGGGACCCGTGCACCGACCTCTTCAAGCGCTACCAGCAGTGTGTTCAG AAAGCAATAAAGGAGAAGGAGATTCCTATTGAAGGACTGGAGTTCATGGGCCATGGCAAAGAAAAGCCTGAAAGCTCTTCTTGA
- the LOC133075847 gene encoding cytochrome c oxidase subunit 6A1, mitochondrial has protein sequence MATAAATRVSGLLGRSRLLTRPMSSGAHGEEGSARMWKALTYFVALPGVGVSMLNVFLKSRHGEEERPEFVAYPHLRIRSKPFPWGDGNHTLFHNPHVNPLPTGYEDE, from the exons ATGGCGACGGCAGCTGCAACCCGGGTTTCTGGGCTGCTAGGTCGTTCCCGGCTGCTGACCCGGCCTATGTCGAGTGGCGCCCACGGCGAGGAGGGCTCAG CTCGCATGTGGAAGGCCCTCACCTACTTCGTGGCGCTCCCCGGGGTGGGAGTGAGCATGCTGAACGTGTTCCTTAAGTCGCGCCACGGAGAGGAGGAGAGACCCGAGTTCGTCGCCTACCCCCATCTCCGCATCAGGTCCAAG CCCTTTCCCTGGGGAGATGGTAACcataccctattccataaccctCATGTGAATCCGCTTCCAACTGGCTATGAAGATGAATAA